CTTTAATGTTAAGGATAGGGTTGGGATAGATTATCGCTGCGCAATAATAGAGGAGAAGCACAAGCAACTGGACAGGACCAACGGTTACCTACATGGAAAGATCGGAACCACCGGGAGCGGTTGCGGACCTGCTAATGCTGACAGGGTTATGAGGAAGGCCAAGCAAGCAAAGGATGTTAAGGAGCTTGAACCTTATTTAACCGACGTAGCCCAGGAGATAAACGATGCCCTGGATGAGGGTTCCCTAGTCCTAGTTGAGGGAACGCAGGGCTTTGGGCTCAGCCTCTACTATGGAACGTATCCTTACGTAACTTCAAAGGATGTTACAGCTTCATCTGTTGCAGCTGACGTTGGGATAGGCCCAACTAGGGTTGACGAAGTTATAGTTGTCTTCAAGAGCTTTCCCACTAGGGTGGGTGCGGGACCCTTCCCCACGGAGATGCCAATGGAGGAAGCTGACAGGCTTGGCCTCGTTGAGTACGGAACGGTAACCGGGAGGAGAAGGAGGGTTGGCTGGTTCGACTTTGAGATGGCCAGATATTCAGCTAGAATAAACGGGGCCACGATGCTTGCCGTCACGATGCTCGACAAGTACGACAAGGAAGCCTTTGGAGTTACGGATTACGACAAGCTACCCAGGAAGGCTAAGGAATTTATTGAAGAAATAGAGGAGAGGGTTGGAGTTCCAGTGGGATTGATAAAGACGGGCCCTGAGCTTGAGCACATAATAGATAGAAGGGATACCATCTAGCTTTAAATTTCCTATCCCTATTTTTCTTTTGGTGGTGTTGGTGTTAGCCGAGATCATAACCGTAGGGGATGAGCTTTTAACGGGGAACACCGTTGACAGCAACTCGGCTTACATAGCCCAAAGGTTAACCGAGAAGGGCTTCTGGGTGAGGAGGATAACCACGGTTGGCGATGACGTTAAGGAGATAGAGAACGCTGTAAGGGAAGCAATCTCAAGGAAGCCAGAGGTTTTAATAATCTCCGGTGGACTAGGTCCCACTCACGATGATGTAACTATGCTTGGAGTTGCAAATGCAATAGGTAGGAAGCTTAAGCTTTGCGAGGACTGTTTGGAGAGGATAAAGGAGTTCTATGAAGAGCTGCACAGGAAAGGGTTGATAGACGATCCAACCCTCAACGAGGCCAGGAAGAAGATGGCATACCTCCCTGAAGGATCAGAGCCCTTAAATAACACCGAGGGAGCAGCTCCGGGGGCTTACGTGGAGTATGAAGGGGTAAAGATCTTCATTCTTCCTGGGATGCCCAGGGAAATGAAAGCCATGCTGGAAAGCGAAGTCCTACCGAGGCTCGGGGAAAGGAAGTTCGTTCAGAAAAAGTTCTTAGCAGAGATAACGGATGAGAGCAAGCTCGCTCCAATCCTGGAGGATACGATAGAGAGGTTCAAGGTTAAGATACACTCATCCCCCAAGGGATTCGGGAAGTACATAGGGATAATAATCTTCGCCGAAGACGATGAAGTTATCGGGAAGGTAATAAGGTACATAGAGGGTAAGGGGATAAAGTTCAGGGAAGGCTGGTAACCATGCTTCCAGAGAGGGTTCTGGAGATACTCAGGGAGATGAAGAGAGAAAGAATAAAGGGGGCTAGCTGGCTAGCTAAGAAGGGTGCCGAAGCCTTCTTAACCCTAGCAGAAGAGCTCGATGAATCATTACTTGAAGATGCTATCATGGAATTAAGGGAAGAGGTCGTTAAGGTGAACCCCTCGATGGCTTCACTCTACAACCTAGCGAGGTTCATACCGGTAACGAATAGGAGGGATATCCTAAAGTCCAGGGCCTTAGAGTTCTTGAGGAGGATGGAAGAAGCTAAGAGGGAGCTGGCCTCTATAGGGGCTCAACTTATAGATGACGGTGACGTGATAATAACCCACTCCTTCTCATCAACAGTCCTGGAGATAATTAGGACCGCTAAAGAGAGGAAGAAGAGGTTTAAAGTAATACTCACTGAGAGCTCTCCAGATTACGAAGGGTTACATCTAGCAAGGGAGCTTGAGTTTTCGGGAATAGAGTTCGAGGTAATAACCGATGCCCAGATGGGCCTCTTCTGTAGGGAAGCTTCAATAGCCATCGTTGGTGCGGATATGATAACGAAAGATGGTTACGTAGTTAATAAAGCTGGAACGTATCTGCTAGCCTTGGCATGTCACGAGAACGCTATCCCCTTCTACGTTGCAGCTGAGACCTATAAGTTCCATCCAACTTTAAAGTCCGGAGATGTAATGCTTATGGAGAGGGATCTAATAAGGGGGAACGTGAGAATAAGGAACGTTCTATTTGACGTAACCCCATGGAAGTACGTTAGGGGGATAATAACGGAGCTCGGCATAGTCATACCACCGAGGGATATTCAATGAAGCTCAGGGGAGATGCCAGGGATGTATACAAGAGGATAAGGGGAATGATCGAGAGGGAGATTAAGCTTGAGGAAGCGAAGAAGTTCCTCGATAGGATAGAGCCTACAAGCGATAAGCTCGAAATATTGAGGAGGCAGGAGTACTTCAAAAAGTCTTTCTCCTCGGTTAAGGAAGAGTTAGAGGATTTTCTGCTTAAGGTTAAACCGATAAAATTCAGGAGGGAATTCCTCGACGATAGGGTTTTGATAGTGAGCGAGGATGAAGTTGAAGAGGCCGAGAAGCTAAACCTCTGCATTGTTTCCACGGAACCTATAGAAGGTTATGACATAGTCCTGAGCACGATCGGCTATGGAATCGAGGTGGAGCTCAAGCCCTACGAGATAGCGCCTGAGTTATACGTCAAACCCCTCTGGGAAAACAGGGGAGTTTTAGAGGCATTAGCAAACGTTTTTCCAAATGGAGTGTCCAGGAAGATTCTGGAAAGGCTCAATGAGCTTGAAGACGTTTTTAAAAGGCTAAAGACATTGGAGAACTTAGAGGAGAGGATAAGGGAACTTGAGATAGAGCTCAACAGGAAGATTGAGGAGAAGCTTGAGGACTTTAAGCTAACCTTAAGCGGGAGGGAACTTGTTGAGTTCATAAGGGCCCTCCGCTCAGGGGATATAGAGGTAGTCCTTTCCAAGTTCTCAGCATTAAACGATGAGATATTGGATGAGATAAAGAAGACTGAGGAGGAGCTTTCTAAAGAGTTGGGAATCGATGTTGAGGTCTTCCCTAGGGACTATCCCATAGAGGTTCCTCCTGAAGTAGTTGAATCCTTGAGGAAGAGCGTTGAGAGGGAGTTAAAGCTTGAACTTTACCTAAAGTCTCGAGAAGTCTTGGAGGATATCCTTCCCTACTTACCAAAGCTGAAGGAGGAAATCGAGAAGGCTTACGAGCTCGAATTTATAATAGCCTTGAAGAGATTCTCTAAAGGCTTTACGTTCCCGAAGATCGAGGAAGGTGGGATAGGCTTCGTTAAGGGGAAGAACCTCTTCATAGAAAACCCACAACCCGTAAGCTACTTCGTTGGTAAGGCGAGAGAACCTTTTGCTGGAGTTAAGGGTTCGAGGGTTGTGATTTTAACGGGGGCCAACAGCGGAGGGAAGACTTCCCTGCTTGAGTTAATGCTTCAAATTGTCGTGTTAGCTCACATGGGACTTCCCGTTCCCGCTGAGAATGCTTGGGTTGACGTTCTAAATGAAGTCTTCTTCTTTAAGAAGAAGAGGAGTAGTTATGGGGCTGGGGCCTTCGAGGGCTCCCTAAAAGGTATAGTTAGATCCCTAAGAGGGAAGGGGAAGAAGCTAATATTGATAGATGAGTTTGAAGCCATAACTGAGCCGGGAGCGGCCGTTAAGATATTAGCAGAGCTTTTAAAGGTTGGAATTTCCAAGGGCTTCTACATAGTTATAGTTTCCCATCTGGGAGAGGATCTCATGAAAGAGCTTCCCGAGGCGAGGGTTGATGGGATAGAAGCCAGTGGACTCGATGAGAACTTGAACTTAATAGTTGACAGGCAACCTAAGTTCGGTATCATCGGAAGGAGCACTCCAGAGCTTATATTGGAGAGGTTAGCCCGGAAGGGTAGGGGAGAGGAGAGGGATATCTTGCTTAAGGTATTAAGAAAATTAAAAAAATAAAACAGGCTAACTAATAAACATATGTACCTACACAAAATCTATTTAATAACTAACGGTTATAAAAAGAAGGGAGCATAATTATTGAATAAAATAAGTCTGTTTTTTAATCAAGATCATCCTGGGGTGATAGGAAAATGAAGGTGTCAGTTATTACTCCAATCTTGCCATTTCTCTTCACGATAGTGCCAGCGGCAATTGATAGCCTTCCGGGGGCCGTGATAGGGGGAGTGATTGGCTTAGGAATAGCCTCCTATATAAACTACAGAACTGAGGGTAAGGCAGAGCTCCCCATGGAGCTTGAGGAGTACAAGAAGAACCTTGAGAAGAGGATTGAGGAAATTTCAGTGATCCTTGAAAGGATAGCTCACGGTGATTTAAGCGTTGAAGACAGTGAGATAAGCGGTGAACTTGCTAAGATAAGGGAAGGAATAGAAAAGCTTAGACAATCTATAAGTGGGCTAGTTCTCAACGTAAAGAATGCCGCCATAGACGTGAAAAATCACGCGAAGGTTATGAAGGATAATATAGAACAGATTGCTGAAGCAGTCGCTCAGGTTGCCGAAGCAATAAATCAGGTAAGTGCAGAGGCCCAGAGGGAGCAGGAGAACATAAGCAAGATGACCGAGACCATGAGGTACATCAATGACATAAGCAAGGAGACGGTTTCAACCATGGAGGAGTTCGAGGCCTCCATGAGGGAGATGGCCCAGCTAGCTAAGGAAGGTGGAGAGAAGGGGAGGATGGCTGCAACCCAAATAGAGGAAATAAGCAGGATGATGCAGATGATAGAAGAAACCGTTAGGGGAGTTGCAGACATGGGTAAGAACATTGAGAACATAACGAACGTTATAAGTAGCATAGCTGAGCAAACTAACTTGCTAGCATTAAACGCTGCAATAGAAGCTGCTAGAGCAGGTGAAGCTGGAAAGGGATTTGCTGTTGTTGCGGATGAGATTAGGAAATTAGCTGAGGAAAGCAAGAAAGCTGCCGAGGACATTAGGGAGTTAATCAAGCAGATAGGTGATAAGATAAGTGAGAGCGTTGAAGTAACTAAGCAAGGTGCAGAAGTTGTGGGCACCTCTACTGAGGTAATAAAGGAGAGCGTGAATTATCTGACTCAGGTAGCTGAGATGATGGAGGAGATGGAAGCTAAAGCTTCCGAGCTTAGGGAGAAGGTTATACAGGAAGGAGAAAAGATTGAGGAAGGACTTAAGTTCCTTGAAAACTTAGCCGCTAGTGCTGAGGAGACAACGGCAGCAGCTGAAGAGGTTAGCGCTGCAGCGGAGGAACAGAGTAGTGCCCTTCAGGAGCTTAAAGAAAGTGTCAAGGAACTTGACAGATTGGTTGATGTTCTCATGGAGCATATAGGAAAGTTCAAGTTAAGCAAGGATCATGAGGCAAAGGTTAAGGAGATCAAGTGATCCATTTCCTTTCCCTGTACCTTCCTCTAAGCTCTATCTCCCTTATTTTCTCCTCAATCTCAACCCTCTTCTCCCTTCCCCTAACCTCCTCATATCCATTTAGCACTTCCTTGAATCCCTCCTCGAACCATTTGTAGTGTGTGCTCTCCATGGCCCTCTTTAGTAAATGCAGATCTACACCCTGGGCCTCTAGGGTATCGTCGAACTCGGCGAGGCCGAAGTCTATGAAGTATATTTTTCCATTCCTCATGATCATGTTAGAGGTTGTTAAGTCCCCGTGAACTATTCCTCCCTCGTGTAACCTTCCTATTAGCCTTCCAACCTCCCTGCATATCTTAAGCCTCTCCTCCATACTTACCCTCTCGAGGAGCTCCTTGAGCCTCTCCCCTTCTATGTACTCCATGACTATTATCATGTTCTTAGTGTCAACCTCAAAAACGTAGGGAACGTTAACTCCGAGTTCCTTGGCTTTATGCAAAATCCTTGCTTCCCTAATCGTCCTCTCCCTCCTCAGCTTGATATCTATCTCAGGAATCCTGTACCTCTTCTTAATCCTCTCCTTCACGATAACCTTAAGGGGGTAATCAAAGTAAAGCTCGGAAAAATCCGCTAGATAGATCTTTGCCTCTGCACCCTGCTTTATGAGCTTCATCCCTATCCCCAAGTAAATGAACTTCCAAAAGCCTTATATCGATTTAGTGCGAACTCCCCTAGGATGGGGATGAGGAGATCTCAGACTGCTATCGAATACCTCTTCATGTTGGCCGCGGTTCTATTGCTGATCGCGATAGTGTTTAAGGTAGTTATCGATACATTTAGAACACTGAACACTTCCGTCGGGGAGTACGTAAAGGTCATTAGGGAAAAGCTTCTCGAGAACCTTTAAGGAGGTGGTTGAGTGATTCCATTGATCCTCGGCACCATAGTCGGTATTCTCACTTCCTACACCGATGTGAAAACTAGCTATATATATGAGGAGCACTTCTTTCCAACTATTTCCATTCTCTCAAAGTGGTGGTGCAAAAGGAAAGGTTGTGAATACGAGAGTAAGGGTCCTTACATTCCCATAGTCGAACTCGGGATCCTTTATAATTTATTCCTG
This Pyrococcus horikoshii OT3 DNA region includes the following protein-coding sequences:
- a CDS encoding adenylosuccinate synthetase, which gives rise to MPSVIVVGGQWGDEGKGSIVAYLSLHDEPEIIARGGVGTNAGHSVVINGKKYAVRQIPTGFMQTKARLLIGAGVLVDPEVFFHELEQLKDFNVKDRVGIDYRCAIIEEKHKQLDRTNGYLHGKIGTTGSGCGPANADRVMRKAKQAKDVKELEPYLTDVAQEINDALDEGSLVLVEGTQGFGLSLYYGTYPYVTSKDVTASSVAADVGIGPTRVDEVIVVFKSFPTRVGAGPFPTEMPMEEADRLGLVEYGTVTGRRRRVGWFDFEMARYSARINGATMLAVTMLDKYDKEAFGVTDYDKLPRKAKEFIEEIEERVGVPVGLIKTGPELEHIIDRRDTI
- a CDS encoding molybdopterin-binding protein encodes the protein MLAEIITVGDELLTGNTVDSNSAYIAQRLTEKGFWVRRITTVGDDVKEIENAVREAISRKPEVLIISGGLGPTHDDVTMLGVANAIGRKLKLCEDCLERIKEFYEELHRKGLIDDPTLNEARKKMAYLPEGSEPLNNTEGAAPGAYVEYEGVKIFILPGMPREMKAMLESEVLPRLGERKFVQKKFLAEITDESKLAPILEDTIERFKVKIHSSPKGFGKYIGIIIFAEDDEVIGKVIRYIEGKGIKFREGW
- a CDS encoding translation initiation factor IF-2 (eIF-2BA; catalyzes the binding of GTP to IF2), with product MLPERVLEILREMKRERIKGASWLAKKGAEAFLTLAEELDESLLEDAIMELREEVVKVNPSMASLYNLARFIPVTNRRDILKSRALEFLRRMEEAKRELASIGAQLIDDGDVIITHSFSSTVLEIIRTAKERKKRFKVILTESSPDYEGLHLARELEFSGIEFEVITDAQMGLFCREASIAIVGADMITKDGYVVNKAGTYLLALACHENAIPFYVAAETYKFHPTLKSGDVMLMERDLIRGNVRIRNVLFDVTPWKYVRGIITELGIVIPPRDIQ
- a CDS encoding endonuclease MutS2, with the protein product MKLRGDARDVYKRIRGMIEREIKLEEAKKFLDRIEPTSDKLEILRRQEYFKKSFSSVKEELEDFLLKVKPIKFRREFLDDRVLIVSEDEVEEAEKLNLCIVSTEPIEGYDIVLSTIGYGIEVELKPYEIAPELYVKPLWENRGVLEALANVFPNGVSRKILERLNELEDVFKRLKTLENLEERIRELEIELNRKIEEKLEDFKLTLSGRELVEFIRALRSGDIEVVLSKFSALNDEILDEIKKTEEELSKELGIDVEVFPRDYPIEVPPEVVESLRKSVERELKLELYLKSREVLEDILPYLPKLKEEIEKAYELEFIIALKRFSKGFTFPKIEEGGIGFVKGKNLFIENPQPVSYFVGKAREPFAGVKGSRVVILTGANSGGKTSLLELMLQIVVLAHMGLPVPAENAWVDVLNEVFFFKKKRSSYGAGAFEGSLKGIVRSLRGKGKKLILIDEFEAITEPGAAVKILAELLKVGISKGFYIVIVSHLGEDLMKELPEARVDGIEASGLDENLNLIVDRQPKFGIIGRSTPELILERLARKGRGEERDILLKVLRKLKK
- a CDS encoding methyl-accepting chemotaxis protein, whose protein sequence is MKVSVITPILPFLFTIVPAAIDSLPGAVIGGVIGLGIASYINYRTEGKAELPMELEEYKKNLEKRIEEISVILERIAHGDLSVEDSEISGELAKIREGIEKLRQSISGLVLNVKNAAIDVKNHAKVMKDNIEQIAEAVAQVAEAINQVSAEAQREQENISKMTETMRYINDISKETVSTMEEFEASMREMAQLAKEGGEKGRMAATQIEEISRMMQMIEETVRGVADMGKNIENITNVISSIAEQTNLLALNAAIEAARAGEAGKGFAVVADEIRKLAEESKKAAEDIRELIKQIGDKISESVEVTKQGAEVVGTSTEVIKESVNYLTQVAEMMEEMEAKASELREKVIQEGEKIEEGLKFLENLAASAEETTAAAEEVSAAAEEQSSALQELKESVKELDRLVDVLMEHIGKFKLSKDHEAKVKEIK
- a CDS encoding Kae1-associated kinase Bud32, with amino-acid sequence MKLIKQGAEAKIYLADFSELYFDYPLKVIVKERIKKRYRIPEIDIKLRRERTIREARILHKAKELGVNVPYVFEVDTKNMIIVMEYIEGERLKELLERVSMEERLKICREVGRLIGRLHEGGIVHGDLTTSNMIMRNGKIYFIDFGLAEFDDTLEAQGVDLHLLKRAMESTHYKWFEEGFKEVLNGYEEVRGREKRVEIEEKIREIELRGRYRERKWIT